In a genomic window of Gigantopelta aegis isolate Gae_Host chromosome 9, Gae_host_genome, whole genome shotgun sequence:
- the LOC121381498 gene encoding tyrosine-protein phosphatase 12-like: MVWQEGVHCIVMATGLFENAMQQCEKYWDDLLSITKYVRHGDIHIWTEDSILLAQLNIRTFRIQKEGSAEQRVVKQFEMIGFHDNESTDTGLILDVRRRMHAFTKRTTGPVLVHCRYMAKTRRVCRSGVGSI, encoded by the exons ATGGTTTGGCAGGAAGGAGTTCATTGCATTGTCATGGCCACTGGCCTCTTTGAAAATGCTATG CAACAGTGTGAAAAGTACTGGGATGATCTCCTAAGTATTACGAAGTATGTCCGTCATGGTGACATCCACATCTGGACGGAGGACAGCATTCTACTGGCACAGCTGAACATCAGGACATTTAGAATTCAAAAG GAAGGAAGTGCGGAGCAGAGAGTAGTAAAACAGTTTGAGATGATTGGTTTCCATGACAACGAGAGCACGGACACCGGGCTCATTCTGGATGTGCGGAGGCGCATGCATGCATTCACAAAAAGAACAACGGGTCCTGTCCTAGTACACTGCAGGTATATGGCTAAAACTCGACGCGTCTGTA ggtcGGGGGtggggagtatatga
- the LOC121382150 gene encoding uncharacterized protein LOC121382150, with protein MGSFTSRKRKIEISSSSLPTSSMSEVTSGISTEGTISLTEEKKKSKLKLRKKTREKSKGSGKSDRARSPSPRGATGGAMSSEASVTNASETSDTSGRTSPGSPPGAVGGTLSPKKSMSNLIGTSDVTKSRPPVPPPVTRGNVRYIKDDHTEMWRYDVELRLYMDIEQFCTKEPETGATKYTDKDFTLQVAFPEKKEGLKWLRPEVNVDKIIHRNACVLIRKTGLGGVVV; from the coding sequence ATGGGATCTTTTACGTCACGCAAACGTAAAATTGAAATATCCTCGAGTAGTTTACCAACCAGCTCCATGTCTGAAGTAACTTCTGGAATCTCCACTGAAGGCACCATTTCATTAACagaggaaaaaaagaagtctAAATTAAAGTTGAGAAAGAAGACTCGCGAAAAATCCAAAGGCTCTGGTAAATCGGATCGTGCGCGTTCACCATCTCCTCGGGGTGCCACAGGTGGCGCGATGTCTTCCGAAGCGTCCGTAACCAACGCCAGTGAAACCTCTGATACGTCGGGTCGCACGTCTCCAGGATCTCCTCCAGGTGCTGTAGGTGGCACGCTGTCTCCCAAAAAGTCCATGTCCAACCTCATTGGAACCTCTGATGTCACGAAGTCTAGGCCTCCAGTACCCCCTCCTGTTACTAGGGGCAACGTAAGATACATCAAAGATGATCACACGGAAATGTGGAGGTACGACGTCGAGTTACGTTTATACATGGACATCGAGCAGTTTTGTACGAAGGAACCGGAGACGGGGGCCACGAAGTACACGGATAAAGATTTTACATTGCAGGTTGCCTTTCCGGAAAAGAAGGAAGGTCTGAAGTGGCTAAGGCCTGAGGTAAATGTTGATAAGATTATTCATCGTAATGCATGTGTATTGATTcgtaagaccggcctcggtggcgtagtggtttag